TCTTGATGTAGGCATAGAGGGTGATGGATTTTTTGTTGTGACCTTGAACAATAAGAATATGTATACAAGGAATGGCCAATTTACGCTGAATAATGAAAAGAAACTCGTCACCATGGATGGAAATATTGTGATGGGAGAAGGTGGAGAGATTACCATAGATGGAAGTGATATAAAGATAGAGTCAGATGGAACAATATATGTGGATAAAAAATATGCAAATAAGATTAAGGTAGTTACCTTTGATGATAAGACCAAATTGAAAAACTACGGAAGAAGCCTTTTTGTTAATGAAGATGTGCAGGCAGTGGAAAAAACACCTGAAAAATACTTACTTAAACAGGGTTTTTATGAAGCATCTAATGTGGATGTAATAAAAGAGATGATAGAGATGATGTCTACACTCAGGGCATACGAATCTTATACAAAGGTCGATCAGTTTTTCAGTGAGATGATGAGTAAATTAATAAATTTAGGCAGGATGTAGGAGGTAAATATGATAAGGGCATTATGGACTGCCGGAACAGGTATGAATGTCCAGCAGGTGAACCTGGACATTATAGCCAATAATATAGCCAATGTGAATACCAATGGGTTTAAAAGGAGCAGGGCAGACTTCCAGGACCTTATGTATCAGACCCTTAGGCTTCAGGGCATCAAGACAGGAGAAGGCAATCAGGTTCCCACAGGGATAGAGATAGGTCATGGGGCTATG
The sequence above is drawn from the Syntrophorhabdaceae bacterium genome and encodes:
- the flgF gene encoding flagellar basal-body rod protein FlgF; the protein is MLKGIYRTLTGKAVTERRMEMVANNIANSLTPGYKASRPVFKMVDDLIGSQGESAGEQPAATGSYTLSSYINFADAAMVESGNNLDVGIEGDGFFVVTLNNKNMYTRNGQFTLNNEKKLVTMDGNIVMGEGGEITIDGSDIKIESDGTIYVDKKYANKIKVVTFDDKTKLKNYGRSLFVNEDVQAVEKTPEKYLLKQGFYEASNVDVIKEMIEMMSTLRAYESYTKVDQFFSEMMSKLINLGRM